The following nucleotide sequence is from uncultured Methanobrevibacter sp..
GGAGATAAATCACTTTGAGATTCTTGAAGGTGACGACACGCAGATAAACGTGATGAGAACACTGCTTCGGGAAAAGATAGTTCTTGTAAAAAGCCAGTCAAGACACCACATTGAGGTTGCAACCACAACCGAACAGAAGCTGGTTCAGCTGCACAATTACCTGAAAAACAATGACATAAAAAAGGGTGTTGCGCTTGATGCATTGTGCGGACTTGGAGCCATTGGAATATATCTTCTCAAATACGGCTTTGAAAAGGTAATGTTCAATGACATTAATCCGGAAATGGTTGAGGCATTGAAAAACAATCTCAAAATCAATGATCTTGATGGTGGATTTGAGATATTCAATGAATCATTTGAGGAGTTGGATGTGGGACATGTTGATTTGTGTATTATTGATGCGTTTCCGGGAAGGGATATAAGTGAAATAACTCAAAAAGCAGAAAAAATAGCAGATAATGTGCTCATTATCTAGCTATAATTTATTATTAAGTTTTAATATTATTTCAAACATTTTTTCAATATCTTCAGACATATTTTTTTCCACTACTTCAAATGAAGCAAAATGTTTGCGGTTAAGGTATTCTTGGGCGAAACTACGTCCCATGAATTCAATACCTTCAAAGTTCATAATGACTTTTGAAATATCTCTATCAATGTTTTTAAAGAGGGTTTCAATTTTTTGTCTTGATCCTAAATCAGTACCAATTTCCCTTTTTAGAAAAATTTCAATTTCACTCATAATATCAATTCATATTTTACTTGTTTTAAATATTTATAGATATCAATTTTTGAATTTAAATTCATTCTTAAACTCACCAGTGTTCCATCAATGCAGTCATTTGGAACTTCCCTTGCTATTATATTATCTTTAGTTAAATGGATTAAAGCACATCCAGAAACTATTAAAACTTCACCATTGCTGCCTGATGTAACAATATTTATGGTATTATTCAATCCAGTTCCTCTTTCAACATATCCTAATTCGTTTTTACTGGATAATCCATTTATAGCTTTAATAATTGCATCACAATCATTTTTAATGGGTGTGTTGAGTTTTTTTAATGATGCAGGTATTGTTATTCCGTCATCCAAAAATGAAAATTCATAGTAGTTGTTATCCAATTTGCCCATCACATAGGCATTTTCAAATTTTGAATGATCGTATACATTGGCTATTAATTCATGAAAAATAAATTTTAAAGTGTTGATGTTGTTTTTGTTAAGTTTTAATTCATCAATAATCTCATTAGAGATTTCTTCAGAATTATCATTACTTTTATTAATTTTTCTAATTGAATCTATATTATTAAAATTCATTTTTCTATTATAAATTAATGGTAAAATGATAGTTGGACTAAAATTGCCGATGTCCTTGGTTATTTCTTTGTTTTTCATATTTTCATATTCTTTAAATTTGTTTAATAATACTCTTTTCATATAATCACCTAAATAAACATTTGCATATAGATTACGATTGCTGGAATAATTAAAACGCCCATCAGATGGGATTTGCCGACTCCAATGTAGTGTGGAAGCATTCCCATTGCCGTTGAGGTGATGAGGGCCAGTGTCATGTAAAAAACCGGTGCCTTATAATAGAAGATGAATATGTAGAGTATTAGAATCTGAAGCAGTATGACTCCAATCGACAGTTTCTTGTAGTCCACACCACCCATAAGCCTTGAAAACGAATCGCCCAACTTCAAGGACAAAACCAGTGAAACCGAAACTGCAATCAGGGATGCAAAAATGAAAATCGCCAGATGGTTCAAACCCATCTCAAAAATCAGATAGGACATGTAAACCGCTATTCCGCTTCTGGGATTTCCGATGATGTAGATTGCAATCAGTGAAAAAAGACAGTCGGAAATGTTCAGTCCCGATGTTGCCAGAAGGAAATTCACGGTATCATCATCGTCATTATCGTTTGTTCCGCTCACTGCCTGGGCAATTACCGTTCCCTGTGCAGGTCCGAAACCTGGAAGAAAACCAAGTATCGCACCGGTGATTCCTCCGGCAAAGATGCTTTTGAACTTGCCGTAGTCGATATCAAGCTCATAGAATGGGTTCTGGTGAGGTATTGTCGAAGAGTCATTCAGGCTGAAAAGTATTGTGCTTATGCCGAAAAGCCCTGAAAAGGTGCACATCAGTGTTGTTCCGGAGGATATTGGTGTCTGGAATATGGCCCAACCCAGAAGTCCCGAAAGTA
It contains:
- a CDS encoding methyltransferase, with amino-acid sequence MEIEEKIKSLNECEKCQDVQIKKFSPLKDLIDFEVLDGDYMKCECGKRPLDIVMSHILKIMIESEIVKPEATLRRNSPVPLSNFYYSNLNPQFISEKTLILLHPDFNSDVASRLMDEVPEVACVLKGSPQSLVGQADKDSEINHFEILEGDDTQINVMRTLLREKIVLVKSQSRHHIEVATTTEQKLVQLHNYLKNNDIKKGVALDALCGLGAIGIYLLKYGFEKVMFNDINPEMVEALKNNLKINDLDGGFEIFNESFEELDVGHVDLCIIDAFPGRDISEITQKAEKIADNVLII
- a CDS encoding tripartite tricarboxylate transporter permease, with translation MIELVIACFIGILIGTTTGMIPGIHVNTAGAILFASSTFLLTIVSPEFLCVLMVSMSIAHALIEFVPSMLLGVPQEGTATSILPGHRMVLQGRSKEVIRIVSVGGFGAIIVTILMLPIFAIALPFLHEASKPFTWIILLVASVYLTHKLTGNFRDFLWSLLLFVLSGLLGWAIFQTPISSGTTLMCTFSGLFGISTILFSLNDSSTIPHQNPFYELDIDYGKFKSIFAGGITGAILGFLPGFGPAQGTVIAQAVSGTNDNDDDDTVNFLLATSGLNISDCLFSLIAIYIIGNPRSGIAVYMSYLIFEMGLNHLAIFIFASLIAVSVSLVLSLKLGDSFSRLMGGVDYKKLSIGVILLQILILYIFIFYYKAPVFYMTLALITSTAMGMLPHYIGVGKSHLMGVLIIPAIVIYMQMFI